Proteins found in one Corynebacterium sanguinis genomic segment:
- a CDS encoding bifunctional nuclease domain-containing protein: MAIAQLAGIYPLGPEKYLCAVLLVEGTSRCLPVWLPPVEGARLIARAAGWHPNRPHATDALVELAQAMAVGPESVEIASYHEGVFACALNFGDGTSAEMRPCDALAVALKLDLALEVDESVISAASLWLSPEDAAQYFELELDDERLDDDAPQPQGDDEFEQLMRNLGVDENDLGGGDGTEEP, encoded by the coding sequence TTGGCGATAGCCCAGCTCGCGGGGATCTACCCGCTTGGTCCCGAGAAATACCTCTGCGCCGTTCTGCTCGTCGAGGGGACGTCGCGCTGCCTGCCCGTGTGGCTGCCGCCCGTTGAAGGTGCGCGCCTGATCGCCCGCGCGGCTGGCTGGCACCCGAACCGCCCCCACGCCACGGACGCTCTCGTCGAGCTCGCCCAGGCAATGGCGGTCGGGCCCGAATCGGTAGAGATCGCTAGCTACCACGAGGGCGTGTTCGCCTGCGCCCTCAACTTCGGCGATGGGACATCGGCGGAGATGCGCCCCTGCGATGCGCTCGCGGTTGCGCTTAAGCTGGACCTTGCGCTCGAGGTCGATGAGTCCGTAATCTCAGCCGCGTCGCTCTGGTTGTCGCCAGAGGACGCCGCGCAGTACTTCGAGCTTGAGCTTGACGACGAGCGCTTGGACGACGACGCGCCCCAGCCGCAGGGCGACGACGAGTTTGAGCAGCTCATGCGCAACCTGGGCGTGGACGAGAACGACCTCGGTGGGGGGGATGGGACAGAAGAACCCTAA
- a CDS encoding hemolysin family protein has translation MSIWLALFLIAVLLAFNAFFVASEFALVSSRRDRLESMAAQGKKEAQRVIHSIEHLSIYLAGAQFGITICSLILGKVAEPAIAHYIEVPFMALGVPADLLHPIAFVIALAIISWLHILFGEMVPKNIAIAGPEQLALWLTPAMQMWVTITGPIIRALNWVARKTLKAFGIEQRDELESTVDEQQLANMIMESREEGLLDAEETARLAKALRSESRSLKEVMIPLEKLTTIPYSTRGIALSTIEHAVRTTGFSRFPVERSGGALVGYLHVKDILDLMESDEVDPVVPVSRIRRLSIVDGKGSLDDALTSMHRRSAHMAQVRVNGELIGVLALEDIIEEYVGTVSDWTHES, from the coding sequence ATGAGCATCTGGCTCGCCCTCTTCCTCATCGCCGTCCTGCTGGCGTTTAACGCCTTCTTCGTCGCCTCGGAGTTCGCGCTTGTCTCCTCGCGCCGCGACCGCCTCGAGTCTATGGCCGCGCAGGGCAAAAAGGAGGCGCAGCGGGTTATCCATTCAATTGAGCACCTTTCGATCTACCTCGCGGGCGCCCAGTTCGGCATCACGATCTGCTCTCTCATCTTGGGCAAGGTCGCCGAGCCCGCGATCGCGCACTACATCGAGGTGCCGTTCATGGCGCTCGGGGTGCCCGCGGATCTGCTGCACCCGATCGCGTTCGTCATCGCCCTGGCGATTATCTCCTGGCTGCACATCCTCTTCGGCGAGATGGTGCCGAAGAACATCGCGATCGCAGGCCCTGAGCAGCTCGCGCTGTGGCTCACGCCGGCGATGCAGATGTGGGTCACCATCACCGGCCCGATCATCCGCGCGCTGAACTGGGTTGCGCGCAAGACACTCAAGGCGTTCGGCATCGAGCAGCGCGACGAGCTCGAATCCACCGTCGACGAGCAGCAGCTAGCGAACATGATCATGGAGTCGCGCGAGGAGGGCCTGCTCGACGCGGAGGAAACCGCGCGTCTGGCCAAGGCGCTGCGCTCTGAATCGCGCAGCCTGAAGGAGGTGATGATCCCGCTGGAGAAGCTGACCACGATCCCGTACTCGACGCGCGGCATCGCCCTGTCCACCATCGAGCACGCCGTGCGCACGACCGGCTTCTCGCGCTTTCCGGTAGAGCGCTCCGGCGGCGCGCTGGTCGGCTACCTGCACGTCAAGGACATCCTGGACCTGATGGAATCCGACGAGGTCGATCCAGTGGTCCCGGTGTCGCGGATCCGCCGTCTCAGCATCGTCGACGGCAAAGGCTCGCTTGACGACGCCCTGACCTCCATGCACCGCCGCTCCGCGCACATGGCGCAGGTCCGCGTCAACGGCGAACTCATCGGCGTGCTCGCTCTCGAAGACATCATTGAGGAGTACGTCGGCACGGTGTCCGACTGGACACACGAGTCTTAA
- a CDS encoding MerR family transcriptional regulator, with protein MSAIRKTSPQQPAKAAKPAKTMSIGVVLERLREEFPDVTVSKIRFLESEGLITPQRTASGYRRFTDADVDRLRYILVTQRDNYLPLKVIREQLEAMDSGQVTAIVSPADSAPMISPENFRAPAATKLTDVDVAEQAKVDGAVVDQLIAAGLVTPDAAGHFTADDVHIASTAAALAEFGFDERHLKTLRTTASRQADLIARVTQPVAKSRQVSAEQKAEEIGQQLTALVVSLHASLVKNELNNWR; from the coding sequence GTGAGCGCGATTCGCAAAACCTCTCCGCAGCAGCCCGCCAAAGCTGCTAAGCCCGCCAAGACAATGTCGATCGGCGTTGTTTTGGAACGCCTGCGTGAAGAGTTCCCTGATGTCACGGTGTCGAAGATCCGCTTCCTCGAGTCGGAGGGGCTGATCACCCCGCAGCGAACCGCGTCCGGCTACCGCCGGTTTACCGATGCCGACGTCGACCGGTTGCGTTACATCCTGGTCACCCAGCGCGACAACTACCTGCCGCTGAAGGTGATCCGCGAACAGCTTGAGGCGATGGACTCCGGCCAGGTCACCGCGATCGTGTCACCGGCTGATAGCGCGCCGATGATTTCCCCGGAGAACTTCCGCGCGCCGGCTGCAACCAAGCTAACGGACGTCGATGTCGCCGAGCAGGCGAAGGTGGACGGCGCTGTCGTCGACCAGCTCATCGCCGCGGGGCTGGTCACGCCTGACGCGGCGGGCCACTTCACGGCGGATGACGTGCACATCGCGTCCACCGCGGCGGCCCTCGCGGAGTTCGGTTTCGACGAGCGTCACCTGAAAACGCTGCGCACGACTGCCTCGCGCCAGGCGGATCTGATCGCCCGCGTCACCCAGCCGGTGGCGAAGTCGCGCCAGGTCAGCGCGGAGCAGAAGGCCGAGGAGATCGGCCAGCAGCTCACCGCACTTGTGGTCTCGCTCCACGCGTCTTTGGTGAAGAACGAGCTTAACAATTGGCGATAG
- a CDS encoding VWA domain-containing protein encodes MARHASGKNNYALSGGVIAALVVAVLLFGVAIAFVSTRGDGDTEASGQAPACVAGDLALPVAATDQAVASSLIDAYSNVNPVVRDFCVEPTLVESIADAAVYIAPNTPVAHQELAAQNRTAATSEPSPVYAEKVGLAGAQAPASAAEVELGAVAFPVNDEPSASALVAATLAPNDQDAVNALTNQRVATLDDAQENAQYIATAESSVPEGLNFSPLDAAIVYTAIPLNQGDNVTEEQSRAGQDFVRVAAENFTEQPAEQPTISDIVWAAATPSGGEEITRNTETGATIADGGPTNTLFVLDTSEAMAPYLDAAAQGIAAAAESVAGAGHQVALWNYSSPLTPGVTQGYRRNVTFTPNAGEVVQSANRFMTGGQPQTREAVTAAVRETAETGLPSRVVVVTTGTADGGDDEAFAQAVTDAAGAGVTVSVVHVGEGQQDQALRRASTSAADAPSQGQVADAVKAASGIAP; translated from the coding sequence ATGGCTCGGCACGCATCCGGGAAGAATAACTACGCGCTCTCGGGCGGGGTCATCGCGGCCCTCGTCGTCGCGGTGCTGCTCTTCGGCGTGGCGATCGCGTTCGTGTCAACCCGCGGCGACGGCGACACAGAGGCTAGCGGGCAAGCGCCCGCCTGCGTCGCGGGCGATCTCGCTCTCCCAGTCGCCGCGACCGATCAGGCCGTCGCATCCTCGCTTATCGACGCCTACTCCAACGTCAACCCCGTCGTCCGCGACTTTTGCGTCGAACCCACCCTCGTTGAGTCGATTGCCGACGCAGCCGTCTACATCGCCCCCAACACCCCGGTGGCGCACCAGGAGCTGGCCGCTCAGAACCGGACGGCTGCCACCTCGGAGCCCAGCCCCGTCTACGCGGAGAAGGTCGGCCTGGCCGGAGCGCAGGCGCCGGCCTCTGCAGCGGAGGTCGAGCTGGGCGCGGTCGCCTTCCCGGTCAACGACGAGCCCTCCGCCTCTGCCCTGGTCGCTGCCACGCTGGCCCCCAACGACCAGGACGCGGTCAACGCGTTGACCAACCAGCGCGTCGCCACGCTTGACGACGCCCAAGAAAACGCCCAGTACATCGCCACCGCGGAGAGCAGCGTTCCCGAGGGCTTGAACTTTAGCCCGCTGGATGCGGCGATCGTCTACACCGCGATCCCGCTGAACCAGGGCGACAACGTCACCGAGGAGCAATCCCGGGCTGGCCAGGACTTCGTTCGCGTCGCGGCCGAGAACTTCACCGAGCAGCCGGCTGAGCAGCCGACGATCTCGGACATCGTGTGGGCGGCGGCGACGCCGAGCGGCGGCGAGGAGATTACCCGCAACACCGAAACGGGTGCGACCATCGCCGACGGCGGGCCGACGAACACGCTGTTCGTGCTCGATACCTCCGAGGCCATGGCCCCCTACCTCGACGCGGCCGCGCAGGGCATCGCGGCGGCCGCCGAGTCCGTTGCTGGCGCCGGTCACCAGGTGGCGCTGTGGAACTACTCCTCGCCGCTGACCCCGGGTGTGACCCAGGGTTACCGCCGCAACGTGACGTTTACGCCCAACGCGGGTGAGGTTGTGCAGTCGGCGAACCGGTTCATGACTGGCGGCCAGCCGCAGACAAGGGAGGCCGTTACCGCAGCCGTGCGAGAGACCGCTGAAACGGGCCTGCCGAGCCGCGTCGTGGTGGTCACCACCGGTACGGCGGACGGCGGCGACGATGAGGCTTTTGCCCAGGCGGTAACTGACGCGGCGGGCGCTGGCGTGACCGTCTCAGTGGTCCACGTGGGCGAGGGCCAGCAGGACCAGGCGCTGCGGCGGGCGAGCACCTCGGCCGCGGATGCGCCGAGCCAAGGGCAGGTTGCCGACGCGGTCAAGGCCGCGTCGGGGATTGCGCCGTAG
- the odhI gene encoding oxoglutarate dehydrogenase inhibitor Odhl → MSENTGAPETQVETTSVFRADLLKEMESGAAPSNAATGAENLPEGAALLVVKRGPNAGARFLLDQDTTTAGRHPEADIFLDDVTVSRRHAEFRRNEGSFEVVDVGSLNGTYVNREPRNSQTLATGDEIQIGKFRLVFISEDK, encoded by the coding sequence ATGAGCGAGAACACTGGTGCGCCGGAGACCCAAGTAGAGACCACTTCGGTTTTCCGCGCAGACCTGCTGAAGGAAATGGAATCTGGCGCGGCGCCGTCGAACGCGGCAACTGGCGCTGAGAATCTTCCTGAGGGCGCTGCACTCCTCGTTGTCAAGCGCGGCCCGAACGCTGGCGCACGCTTCCTGCTGGACCAGGACACCACCACCGCTGGCCGCCACCCGGAGGCGGACATCTTCCTTGACGACGTCACCGTGTCGCGTCGTCACGCAGAGTTCCGCCGCAACGAGGGCTCTTTCGAGGTAGTAGATGTGGGCTCGCTCAACGGCACCTACGTCAACCGCGAGCCCCGTAACTCCCAGACCCTCGCCACCGGCGATGAGATCCAGATTGGTAAATTCCGCCTCGTCTTCATCTCCGAAGACAAGTAG
- a CDS encoding MerR family transcriptional regulator: MSENFETQPQGTANAAPIQETLFDVGPSDEVGYRVPIACQVAGITYRQLDYWARTNLVRPSIRGAKGSGSQRLYSFKDILVLKIVKRLLDTGISLQNIRLAVDKLRDRGVNDIAEITLVSDGTTVYECRSSEEIIDLLGGGQGVFGIAVPQIMRELTGTISSFPSERISEDVAEAGVYSIDELAARRRRKTS, encoded by the coding sequence GTGAGCGAGAACTTCGAAACCCAGCCCCAGGGGACTGCCAACGCAGCCCCAATCCAGGAGACCTTGTTCGACGTGGGCCCCTCTGATGAGGTGGGCTACCGCGTTCCCATTGCCTGCCAGGTCGCGGGCATCACCTACCGCCAGCTCGACTACTGGGCCCGCACCAACCTCGTGCGCCCGTCGATCCGCGGCGCCAAGGGCTCCGGCTCCCAGCGTTTGTACTCCTTCAAAGACATCCTCGTGCTCAAGATTGTCAAGCGACTCCTCGACACCGGGATCTCCTTGCAGAACATCCGACTCGCCGTGGACAAGCTGCGCGACCGCGGCGTCAACGACATCGCGGAGATCACCCTCGTCTCCGACGGCACCACCGTTTACGAGTGCCGCAGCAGCGAGGAGATCATCGACCTTCTCGGCGGGGGACAGGGTGTTTTCGGCATCGCCGTCCCGCAGATCATGCGCGAGCTGACCGGCACCATCTCGTCCTTCCCCTCGGAGCGCATCTCCGAGGACGTGGCCGAGGCCGGCGTGTACTCCATCGACGAGCTCGCCGCCCGCCGTCGCCGCAAGACCTCCTAG